The genomic stretch GCCATCCATCATCACGTGGACCCGGTCAGGGACGATATAGTTCAAAAGACGCTGGTAGTGGGTGATGACCAGCGCGCCGAACTCGGGACCCCGCATGGCGTTTACCCCCTTGGCCACGACCTTGAGGGCGTCGATGTCGAGGCCGGAGTCGGTCTCGTCGAGGATGGCGTAGGTGGGCTCGAGGACCATCAGTTGCAGGATCTCGGCGCGCTTTTTCTCCCCGCCCGAGAAGCCTTCGTTGAGGTAGCGGGTGAGGTAGTCCTCGCTCCACTCGAGGGTCTGGATGGCTTTGGTCACCTTGGCGTAGAACTCGCTCACGCTCACGTCCTCGCCGCGCTTGGCGTTGAGGCAGAGCCTGAGGAAGTTGGCGATGGTCACCCCCGGCACTTCCACCGGGTACTGGAAGGCCAGGAAAAGCCCCAGCTTGGCCCGCTCGTCGGGTTCCAGCTCGAGGATGTTCTGCCCGTCTACCAACACCTCGCCCTTATCCACGCTGTACTCGGGATCCCCGGCGATCACTTTGCCCAAGGTGGACTTGCCGGTACCGTTGGGCCCCATCAGGGCGTGGACCTCTCCTCTGGGCACCACCAGGTTCACGCCCTTCAAGATCGGCTGGCCTTCGATAGATACCCATAAATCTCTGATCTCGAGCTGATTCGCCATTCGTACCCTCCGAAATATTGCCACCGTGAATGGGTAGCTTATTGCAACCCATTACCAGTAAGAGTATAGCCGGAAATCCCATAAAGTCTAGTAATTTAGTCGGGATTTTCCTCGTCTCTAGGGGTGCGAAGAGGTCGTCAGCCAGAGGGCCAGGGCATCCGCAGGGGTCAGCGGGGCCAGGGTGCCGATCCAGGCCTGGAGGGCTTCGACCGGCCACAGCGCCCCCAGCACCCGCCCAACCTGGGCGCGGAAAGGTTCCGGGAGCGAGCAGGCCTCCAGGGTGCGCCGTCGGGCGGCCTCCTCCTGGCCCAGCCCCAGCAGGGCTTGGGCCTCGAGGGCGATCCTCCAGGCCAGGAGGCCGGGGTCGGGCAGGGGAGGGGTGGGGTCCATCTGGAGTAGCTGCGCCAGCACCTCACCCCACCGCCCGGACCGGCCGAGGGCCTCAGCGTAGGAGAGGCGGGCCTGGGTGCGGTGGTAAGGGTCGCTGAGCCCCAGGAAGGGCCGCAGCAGGCCTTGCGCCTCCTCGGCGGGCCTGAGCAGGGCCAGCATCTGCGCGGTGTCGAGCCGGAGGGCGGTATAGCGGTCGCTGCTGGGGGTCTCCTCGCATAGCTCGGCCCAGAGGGTTTCCAACAGCCCGAGCGCCTGGGGGGCCTTTCCCCCGCCGCGGAACGGGGGCCGGTAGGGATGATTGGTCTCGGCGACCCAGTAGGCGGTGGCCAGCCGCAGCCGGGTGCGCAGGTGGCGGTAGCGGGCCTCGCTGGGACGCTCGGCGGTGGTGCGCAGGTAGCGCTCGGCCAGGGCGGCCAGTTGTAGGGCCTCCCAGGGATGCCCCCGGGCCGATTCCAGGATGCTGGCCTCGCTCTGGGCGCGGGTGCGGGTGAAGGGATCGGGGGCTTCCTGGATGGCCTGGTACAAGAGCCGCGCGGCCTCCTCGTACTGCCCCAAGCGGCGGTGGGCGGTGCCCAGCCGGGCCCGCACCCGGGCGATCTCCTCGCGAGGCGCGTGGTGGCTCTCCAGGTTTTCCAACGCTTCCCGGATGTAGCGGGCGGCCTCTTCGGCGCGCCCGATCCGCATCAGCAAATCGCCCATCTGGTAGCGGGCCCGGCCCACCAGAAGCGGTTCGTGGCCTACCTGGGAGAGGGCCTCGAGCGCCTCCTCGAAGCGCCCGGCGTCCTTGGCCACCAGGCCCTGCCACAGCCGTACCCGGTCCGACAGAAAGGGCGGCGTGGGCAGCGCCAAGGCTCGCCGCACATACCCTTCGGCCCGGGCATAGTCGCCGCGCCAGCGCTCGAGGGCCGCCCGCACCAAGAGCCCCTCGGCCTCCACCTCTCCTTGTAGCTCATGCTCGGGCGGGGCCTCCTCCAGGGCCCGGGCGTAGTCTCCTGCGTCGATCTGGGCCTCGGCGGACTTTACCTTGGCCCATACCCGCAGCTCGGGGTCCGGCGACTGGGTCAGCAGCGCCAGGGCTTCCAGGGCTTCCGGGTGGGCGTACTGCCCCAGCACCGCCCGGTAGCGCACCAGGATGGTCGCCAGCCGCTCGCGCAGCGAAGGGCCGCCAGGCCCCCGGCGTTGCCGGTCGGCGGCTCGGTTCCACCCTGCCGACTCAGCCCATAGCCCAGGCAGCAGCGAAAGCCGCGAGGGGTCCTGGGCCAGGAGCGCGAGCAAAAATTCCAGCTCGTTCGCCCCCCGCGCATGGTACAGCTGGCGGAAAAGGTTGCCCCCGGAAAAGTACCTCAGCGCCAGCCGGTGTAGCCTTTGCGCTTCTTTCTCCGGGATGTGGGTGGGGAGTAGCTTGCGCAGCGTGGGCCGTACCTGCCCTTCGCCCACGGGCTGAAAAAGGGCCCGCTCGGCCTGGGAGAGCTGTTCGAGCCGCCGCCCCAGCGCTTGTTCCAACAGGGGGATGGGCACCGCAGGGTCGGCTTCTGGCGAGAGCACCGCCAGGGCTTGCAAGATCGGCCTCAGCTTGGGATCTTGGCTCAGGTCGGCGGACCGGGAGGGGCTCTGCGGGCGGGTGTGGGCCGCCGCCATCGCGATCTCCAGCAGCACCAGCCGCTGTAGCTCTCCAAAGTTGCGCCCCGCCTGGTTCACCAGGGCGTCTACCCGCTCGGCGGGCAGGTCGGGGAGCTGGTCTTTTACGAAGCGCCGGGACTCCTCGCGGGTGGGGGGGGAGAGCATCTGGTAGGGAAGGGTGGGTGGCGGCTCGGTCAGGGCCGCCAGGTAGGGCACCGAGAGCGCCCTCAGCAAAGGCTCGAGCCAGACCGAGAGGTTCACCCGTTCCCCCTCGAGGTTGCGCAGGGGTAGCCCGGAAAGCTGTCCGTCGGCCTCGGCCCGCAGCAGCAGGGGCAGGCCCTGCCGGTTGAGGGCCTCCGCCAGGGCCTGGCGCAATTCGCCTTGCAGGGCGGCTTTGAGGGCATAGGGCTGGGTGGGGGAGAGCTGCGCCAGCAGGGCCTCGAGCTTGTCTTGCACCCCTAGCCGCTCCGAGAGCGGGTATAGCTGTTGCGCCAGCTCGCCGCCCAGGTTGACCATCAGGCTCTTGGGCACGGCTTTCTGTACCGCCGAGAGCAGCACCCCTTTGCCGGTGGCCGCCCCGCCCACGACCACCATCTGGGGGCAGTGGCCCTGGTGTAGGGCCTTGGTGAAAAGCCGCAGGATGCGGCGCTTATCCCGCCCCAGCGACCGCCGCGCCGACTCCACCCCCAGCTCGAGGGGCGGGGTGGGGGGCTCGAGCCCGGCCTCCTGGTATAGCTCCGCGATCACCTCGAAAAGCCGCAGCTTTTCCTCGGGGGCCCCCAGGTCTTTGTACAGGATGTTCCGCACCGTTCCGGCCTTACCCCCGCGCTCCGCGACGGCCGCCTCGAGCCAGCGCAAGGACCCCCTTTTCCCCCGATGATCCCGGCCAGACAGATACGGGCGCAGGGCCTCGAGGTGCAAAAGCCAGTGTGTAGCGGGTTGGGTCATGATGGGTACACTTATATACAAATTACCAGACGCAAGCGACCGCTTGCGTCTGGTGCAGGGGGCTCGAATTCAATGAAACTGCGCTTCCTCGGTGGAGCCCACCAGGGCCGCGGTGGAGGCCTGGCCGGCGGTGATGGCCAAGAGCACCTCGTCGAAGTAGCCTGCCCCCACCTCGCGCTGGTGCTTGACCGCGGTGAAGCCATCCTTCTCGGCGGCGAACTCCAGTTGCTGCAACTCCACGAAGGCGCTCATGCCGCGCTCTTTGTAGTCCTTGGCCAGCTCGAAGGTGCGGTAGTTGAGGCTGTGCCAGCCGGCCAGGGTGATGAACTGGAACTTGTAGCCCATCGCCCCCAGCTCCCTTTGGAAGCGGGCGATGGTCGCGTCGTCGAGGTTTTTCTTCCAGTTGAAGCTGGGCGAGCAGTTGTAGGCCAGCATCTTGCCGGGGAACTCCCGGTGCACGGCCTCAGCGAACTTGCGGGCCACCTCCAGGTCGGGGGTGGAGGTCTCCATCCACAACAGGTCGGCGTAGGGGGCGTAGGCCAAAGCCCGGGTGATGCAGGGCTCGAGGCCATTGCGCACCCGGTAGAAGCCCTCCGGGGTGCGCTCGCCGGTCACGAAGGGCCGGTCGCGCTCGTCCACGTCAGAGGTGAGCAGGGTAGCCGCCTCGGCGTCGGTGCGGGCGATGATCAGGGTGGGCACGCCCAGCACGTCGGCGGCCAGGCGGGCGGCCTGGAGGGTGCGGATGTGCTGGGAGGTGGGGATGAGCACCTTGCCGCCCAGGTGGCCGCACTTCTTCTCGCTGGAAAGCTGGTCCTCCCAGTGCACCCCGGCGGCCCCCGCCTCGATCATGCTCTTCATCAGCTCGAAGGCGTTCAAGGGACCGCCGAACCCGGCCTCGGCGTCGGCCACGATGGGGGCGTACCAGTAGCGCCCGCCCTTGCCCTCGCTCCGCTCGATCTGGTCGGCCCGCATCAGGGCGTTATTGATGCGCCGCACCACCTGCGGCACCGAGTTGGCGGGGTAGAGCGACTGGTCGGGATAGGTCTGCGCGGCCAGGTTGGCGTCGGCCGCCACCTGCCAGCCCGAGAGGTAGATGGCCTCGAGGCCGGCCTTGACCATCTGCACCGCCTGGGCCCCGGTGTAGGCCCCGAAGGTGTTGACGTAGGGCCGCTCGTGCAACAGCTCCCACAGCCGCTCGGCCCCCCGCCGGGCCAGGGTATGCTCGACCTGGAGGCTAGGCCGCAGCCGCACCACGTCCTCGGCGGTGTAGTCGCGCTTGATCCCTTGCCAGCGGGGATCGCTCTGCCACTCCTTGCGCAGCTTCTCAGCTTCCAGCTTCATCTCTGGGGTCAGGTTCATGGCTTCCTCCTGATACCCCTCCAGTCTGGAGGAATGGGCTGCGCCCAGCTCGGTGTAGCCTCGAGTTCAAGACACCCTCTGTATGGTGTACCGACTTCTTTTTTACACCAAAAGTCAATTACACCGTTTCACGGGCGCCGAGGAATTGTTCCAGCGCCCGCCCGGCCTGCTGCACGTGGGCGCGCATGGCGGCCTCGGCGGCCTCGGCGTCGCGGCGGCCGACGGCCTCGAGGATGGCCTCGTGCTCGGCCAGGGAGAGCGGCAGGCGTCCGGGGATCACCGCCGAGGAGTTGATGAGCAGGCGGATCTGGCCGTCGATGGTCTCGGCCACGGCCAGCAATCGCTTGTTGCCCGCCGCTTCCCAGAGGGTGCGGTGGAAGGTCAGGTCGAGGTCGCCATAGCTCTCGATATCGCCCTGC from Meiothermus sp. Pnk-1 encodes the following:
- the sufC gene encoding Fe-S cluster assembly ATPase SufC, giving the protein MANQLEIRDLWVSIEGQPILKGVNLVVPRGEVHALMGPNGTGKSTLGKVIAGDPEYSVDKGEVLVDGQNILELEPDERAKLGLFLAFQYPVEVPGVTIANFLRLCLNAKRGEDVSVSEFYAKVTKAIQTLEWSEDYLTRYLNEGFSGGEKKRAEILQLMVLEPTYAILDETDSGLDIDALKVVAKGVNAMRGPEFGALVITHYQRLLNYIVPDRVHVMMDGKIVMSGDKELALELEAKGYDWVKELAVAGG
- a CDS encoding tetratricopeptide repeat protein translates to MTQPATHWLLHLEALRPYLSGRDHRGKRGSLRWLEAAVAERGGKAGTVRNILYKDLGAPEEKLRLFEVIAELYQEAGLEPPTPPLELGVESARRSLGRDKRRILRLFTKALHQGHCPQMVVVGGAATGKGVLLSAVQKAVPKSLMVNLGGELAQQLYPLSERLGVQDKLEALLAQLSPTQPYALKAALQGELRQALAEALNRQGLPLLLRAEADGQLSGLPLRNLEGERVNLSVWLEPLLRALSVPYLAALTEPPPTLPYQMLSPPTREESRRFVKDQLPDLPAERVDALVNQAGRNFGELQRLVLLEIAMAAAHTRPQSPSRSADLSQDPKLRPILQALAVLSPEADPAVPIPLLEQALGRRLEQLSQAERALFQPVGEGQVRPTLRKLLPTHIPEKEAQRLHRLALRYFSGGNLFRQLYHARGANELEFLLALLAQDPSRLSLLPGLWAESAGWNRAADRQRRGPGGPSLRERLATILVRYRAVLGQYAHPEALEALALLTQSPDPELRVWAKVKSAEAQIDAGDYARALEEAPPEHELQGEVEAEGLLVRAALERWRGDYARAEGYVRRALALPTPPFLSDRVRLWQGLVAKDAGRFEEALEALSQVGHEPLLVGRARYQMGDLLMRIGRAEEAARYIREALENLESHHAPREEIARVRARLGTAHRRLGQYEEAARLLYQAIQEAPDPFTRTRAQSEASILESARGHPWEALQLAALAERYLRTTAERPSEARYRHLRTRLRLATAYWVAETNHPYRPPFRGGGKAPQALGLLETLWAELCEETPSSDRYTALRLDTAQMLALLRPAEEAQGLLRPFLGLSDPYHRTQARLSYAEALGRSGRWGEVLAQLLQMDPTPPLPDPGLLAWRIALEAQALLGLGQEEAARRRTLEACSLPEPFRAQVGRVLGALWPVEALQAWIGTLAPLTPADALALWLTTSSHP
- the aceA gene encoding isocitrate lyase, coding for MNLTPEMKLEAEKLRKEWQSDPRWQGIKRDYTAEDVVRLRPSLQVEHTLARRGAERLWELLHERPYVNTFGAYTGAQAVQMVKAGLEAIYLSGWQVAADANLAAQTYPDQSLYPANSVPQVVRRINNALMRADQIERSEGKGGRYWYAPIVADAEAGFGGPLNAFELMKSMIEAGAAGVHWEDQLSSEKKCGHLGGKVLIPTSQHIRTLQAARLAADVLGVPTLIIARTDAEAATLLTSDVDERDRPFVTGERTPEGFYRVRNGLEPCITRALAYAPYADLLWMETSTPDLEVARKFAEAVHREFPGKMLAYNCSPSFNWKKNLDDATIARFQRELGAMGYKFQFITLAGWHSLNYRTFELAKDYKERGMSAFVELQQLEFAAEKDGFTAVKHQREVGAGYFDEVLLAITAGQASTAALVGSTEEAQFH